In the genome of Phlebotomus papatasi isolate M1 chromosome 2, Ppap_2.1, whole genome shotgun sequence, one region contains:
- the LOC129804594 gene encoding uncharacterized protein LOC129804594: MEGEKVKIAKVLKEIGFSQLLDYFIEEEFTFESFRLLNTEAIREFLPKAGPRLLFWNKYTKYFQDLQNNQNQKKKQKVVYESDNDDPVYDPLVDTNEVLEIGSTVSEEFVKKETEIQDVFYETSIQKGDLSFIFQNETLDLSTLSKSSTPSQKDHSSVTPSDQESSVSRYLSTAQGSILCNKYKRCNTFEDKDRNLLARIIIYKEYEASTEPDQKFRISASRFHKLSEEISKKFPTESPEIYFTPYNSVTRSLCTGKLWNCFNSFKRQLKLSQVTVPEEDYSEDNENPEDVQESLSVLANSDAPWTKVVNSWRITYKHRQDILYASGTTVQQYYEKFPVLKSENGHQLLLNDFDIKYKDYSEKFTRKWRAFNKEIIKFARSKLGSNECGRVNANTPNELRGFLYLPYLLPNAYMPKNNTLKRIRLSRAEIEKTLITFIQEGNDIMEVLRQDNEKLDEMGIPIHPRIIFVGRSYLKLSEIYIEVNLTLYKIKDALTAIDTYFKVVMALNTTYAGGAKPIWTFIQHYIYELKTERDTSYTSVNVLLTELQSEKSVEGNESNSDS; the protein is encoded by the exons ATGGAAggtgaaaaagtaaaaattgcaaaagttcTCAAAGAAATTGGTTTCTCTCAGCTTTTGGATTACTTCATTG AAGAAGAATTCACTTTCGAAAGTTTCCGCTTGCTAAATACTGAAGCTATTCGAGAATTTTTGCCAAAAGCTGGCCCTAGGCTGCtattttggaataaatatactaaatactTTCAGGATCTGCAAAACAATCAAAATCAAAAG aaaaaacaaaaagtagTATATGAGAGTGATAACGACGATCCAGTTTATGATCCATTAGTAGATACCAACGAGGTACTTGAGATAGGTTCAACCGTTTCAgaagaatttgtgaaaaaagaaacTGAG ATTCAAGATGTTTTCTATGAAACTTCAATTCAAAAGGGTGATCTGTCATTCatatttcaaaatgaaactCTTGATCTCTCGACACTTTCAAAAAGTAGTACCCCCAGTCAGAAAGATCATTCATCTGTAACTCCATCTGATCAAGAGTCCAGCGTATCGCGATATTTAAGTACAGCACAAGGATCTATTCTGTGTAATAAGTATAAGAGGTGCAACACTTTCGAGGACAAGGATAGGAATCTGCTAGCACGAATTATTATTTACAAAGAATACGAAGCATCAACTGAACCTGATCAAAAATTTCGTATCAGTGCAAGTCGTTTTCATAAACTCTCAGaagaaatatccaaaaaatttccCACGGAAAGTcctgaaatttattttacgCCTTACAATTCTGTCACAAGATCTTTGTGTACAGGAAAACTATGGAACTGCTTCAATTCATTCAAGAGACAACTTAAATTATCGCAGGTAACAGTACCTGAAGAAGATTATTCGGAAGATAATGAAAATCCTGAAGATGTTCAGGAATCGCTATCAGTATTGGCTAATTCAGATGCTCCTTGGACAAAAGTAGTCAATAGTTGGCGTATAACATATAAACATCGTCAAGATATACTGTATGCGTCCGGTACTACTGTGCAGCAGTACTACGAGAAATTTCCAGTTTTAAAATCAGAAAATGGCCACCAATTGCTTTTGAACGACTTTGATATCAAATACAAAGATTATTCAGAGAAGTTCACACGAAAGTGGAGAGCATTTAATAAGGAAATTATCAAGTTTGCTAGGAGCAAGTTAGGTTCAAATGAATGCGGTCGAGTGAATGCTAACACACCAAATGAACTACGAGGTTTCCTGTATCTACCGTACTTGCTACCAAATGCGTATATGCCAAAAAATAATACACTTAAGAGGATTAGACTTTCACGTGCTGAAATCGAAAAGACTCTTATAACCTTTATCCAA GAAGGAAATGACATAATGGAAGTTTTAAGGCAGGATAATGAAAAATTGGATGAAATGGGTATCCCTATTCATCCTAGAATTATTTTCGTTGGAAGGTCCTACC taaagctGTCTGAGATCTACATCGAAGTTAATTTGACTctatacaaaataaaggatgCACTGACTGCCATTGATACTTATTTCAAAGTAGTCATGGCTCTCAATACGACTTATGCAGGAGGAGCTAAGCCCATTTGGACTTTCATTCAACACTACATCTACGAATTGAAAACTGAACGTGATACGTCATACACGTCGGTAAACGTACTTTTGACTGAACTTCAATCGGAAAAATCCGTAGAAGGAAATGAGTCAAATTCTGATtcttaa